A DNA window from Peptostreptococcaceae bacterium contains the following coding sequences:
- the fba gene encoding class II fructose-1,6-bisphosphate aldolase, which yields MPLVTSTEMFKRAYDEKYAVGAFNVNNMEIIQGIVQAAAKENAPLILQVSAGARKYARPVYLKKLVEAAIEDTGLNIVLHLDHGEDFEICKQCIDDGFTSVMIDGSKHPFEENIILTKRVVEYAHDKGVVVEAELGKLAGIEDSIKVLSKNATFTDPDEAVDFVERTKVDSLAIAIGTSHGAYKFKGEPNLDFERLETITNLLPGYPLVLHGSSTVIPEFVQMCNDYGGNIPGAMGVPEPMLRKASKLGVCKINIDTDLRLAMTAAIRKSFVENPDVFDPRKYLGQGRTAIEEMVSRKIKDVLGCSNKA from the coding sequence ATGCCTTTAGTTACATCCACCGAAATGTTCAAACGTGCATATGATGAAAAGTATGCCGTTGGAGCCTTTAATGTTAATAACATGGAAATCATCCAGGGAATCGTACAGGCAGCTGCAAAAGAAAACGCACCATTGATTCTTCAAGTATCTGCTGGCGCAAGAAAATACGCGCGTCCGGTTTACCTCAAAAAATTGGTTGAGGCAGCCATCGAAGACACCGGCCTTAACATCGTGCTTCATCTTGACCATGGCGAAGATTTCGAAATTTGCAAGCAATGCATCGATGACGGATTCACTTCCGTAATGATTGACGGCTCTAAACATCCGTTCGAGGAAAATATAATTCTTACAAAAAGAGTAGTTGAGTATGCGCACGACAAAGGCGTTGTTGTTGAAGCCGAGCTCGGAAAACTTGCCGGCATAGAAGACAGCATTAAAGTTTTAAGCAAAAACGCTACATTCACTGACCCCGACGAGGCTGTTGACTTCGTAGAAAGAACCAAGGTCGATTCGTTGGCTATAGCTATAGGAACAAGCCACGGGGCTTATAAATTCAAGGGCGAACCAAACCTCGATTTTGAGCGTCTAGAAACCATAACCAATCTGCTTCCAGGGTATCCATTGGTTCTTCACGGTTCCTCGACTGTAATTCCGGAATTCGTTCAAATGTGCAATGATTACGGTGGCAACATACCCGGCGCAATGGGCGTTCCGGAACCAATGCTAAGGAAAGCGTCCAAGCTTGGCGTATGCAAAATAAATATTGACACCGACCTTCGTTTGGCCATGACAGCCGCCATCCGAAAATCATTCGTTGAAAATCCGGATGTTTTCGATCCCAGAAAGTATTTAGGCCAAGGAAGAACGGCCATCGAAGAGATGGTATCCCGCAAAATTAAAGATGTTCTTGGATGTAGCAATAAAGCTTAG
- a CDS encoding RsmB/NOP family class I SAM-dependent RNA methyltransferase, with protein sequence MNLPDKFRVRIKNDLKSEYEDFIKTYNEEPLHGIRINTKKITRDEFLRICPFELETIPWDDNGFIYDAEKCKPSKHPLYHAGLYYIQEPSAMAPANILKPKPGNVVLDLCAAPGGKSVQLSAMMKDSGLLVCNDINPKRVRALIRNMEWFGIRNVIILNEDPIKIAGRWKSAFDCILVDAPCSGEGMFRRDSKAVESWGKYEGDMCTDVQREIICAAGRMLKKDGKMAYSTCTFGRIENEEIVSEFVNKSDEFEMGTIPATWNISDELTCDGNADASGFGRIWPHRHRGEGHFMASIYCRKNDEPKMTTRENGKVPCGKSSMEAVMSFVEENITGFEESIERIVFFENKVYVRPEKSLNLSGLKYVRNGWYIGEVNNGRFIPSQSLAMGLEKRQVLNTIDLDMENPDVLKYLKGETLGTKCCKGWHLVCVEGYPLGWGKGQGGSLKNMYNKHWRMQG encoded by the coding sequence ATGAATTTGCCGGATAAATTTCGAGTGAGAATAAAAAACGACCTAAAATCGGAATATGAAGATTTCATAAAAACATATAATGAGGAACCGCTTCATGGAATACGGATCAATACTAAAAAAATTACCCGGGACGAATTTTTGAGAATATGTCCATTTGAACTAGAAACTATTCCATGGGATGATAACGGTTTCATATACGACGCTGAAAAGTGCAAACCTTCAAAGCATCCGCTCTACCATGCGGGACTGTATTACATTCAGGAACCTTCTGCAATGGCTCCCGCAAATATTCTGAAACCAAAACCGGGGAATGTGGTCTTGGATCTTTGCGCTGCTCCGGGAGGCAAGTCTGTGCAATTATCAGCAATGATGAAGGATAGTGGACTATTGGTATGCAATGATATAAATCCAAAGCGTGTACGAGCATTGATTAGAAATATGGAATGGTTTGGAATAAGGAATGTGATTATCTTAAATGAAGACCCCATAAAAATTGCCGGCAGATGGAAATCTGCTTTCGATTGCATCCTCGTCGATGCACCGTGTTCGGGAGAAGGAATGTTTCGGAGGGACTCTAAGGCGGTCGAAAGCTGGGGAAAATATGAAGGGGATATGTGCACAGATGTTCAAAGAGAAATAATATGTGCTGCTGGCCGTATGCTTAAAAAAGACGGTAAAATGGCTTATTCGACATGCACATTCGGAAGAATCGAGAACGAAGAAATAGTATCGGAGTTTGTAAACAAAAGCGATGAATTTGAAATGGGGACAATTCCGGCTACGTGGAACATATCGGATGAATTGACATGCGATGGAAATGCCGATGCTTCGGGATTTGGCAGAATATGGCCGCATAGACACCGTGGAGAGGGCCATTTTATGGCTTCAATATATTGCCGGAAGAACGATGAGCCGAAAATGACAACACGGGAAAATGGCAAAGTGCCATGTGGTAAAAGTAGTATGGAAGCAGTAATGTCTTTTGTTGAGGAAAATATCACAGGATTTGAAGAAAGTATAGAGAGAATCGTTTTTTTTGAAAACAAGGTATATGTTCGCCCGGAAAAGAGCTTGAACCTTAGTGGGCTCAAATATGTGCGAAACGGATGGTACATAGGTGAAGTCAATAACGGAAGGTTCATTCCTTCGCAATCTTTGGCTATGGGGCTTGAAAAACGGCAGGTACTGAACACAATTGATTTGGATATGGAAAATCCTGATGTATTGAAATATCTAAAAGGTGAAACACTGGGCACAAAATGCTGCAAAGGATGGCATCTTGTCTGCGTCGAGGGATACCCCTTGGGATGGGGGAAAGGGCAAGGCGGTTCTCTAAAAAATATGTATAACAAGCATTGGAGAATGCAGGGATGA
- a CDS encoding pentapeptide repeat-containing protein: MQFSAHAAGFNAIDEIGSTIYDAGVLNDSGDAYTCAAGRYFYGCIDNGLLGLRLGFFNTGFFNTGFFNTGFFNTGFLNTGFLDSRLCF; this comes from the coding sequence TTGCAGTTTAGCGCTCATGCCGCGGGCTTCAATGCGATTGATGAAATCGGTAGTACTATTTATGATGCCGGCGTCCTTAATGATTCCGGCGATGCCTACACCTGTGCTGCCGGAAGGTATTTTTACGGTTGTATAGATAACGGTTTGCTCGGGCTCAGGCTTGGGTTCTTCAATACTGGGTTCTTCAATACTGGGTTCTTCAATACTGGGTTCTTCAATACTGGGTTCCTCAATACTGGGTTCCTCGACAGCCGGCTTTGTTTCTGA
- a CDS encoding RluA family pseudouridine synthase: protein MKDIIVQKNEAEQRIDRYLLKIYKNTTRGNIYKLLRKKVIKLNGKKASPETFIKENDIIQIYLNEEILEKFVIKEKETDAVSSGLDVVYEDDEILVLNKPRGLLTHPDSKEYANTLSSKAIAYLADCCSRTFRPAPIQRLDKNTSGLVLFGKTYEAVKKYNELMRQRAFKKFYLTIVEGDVDSSGEVIGYLEKDRGKNQVKLTSEKCNSDAKEIHTKYIPLKRFEKYTLMEVELLTGRSHQIRVSMASIGHPVVGDTKYGGAKKYGISTQLLHAYKMVVEGQTFACENRELNDFIKKLENKKGKK from the coding sequence TTGAAGGATATAATAGTACAGAAAAATGAGGCTGAGCAAAGGATAGATCGCTATTTGCTCAAAATTTACAAAAATACTACAAGAGGGAATATATACAAGCTGTTGAGAAAAAAGGTGATAAAATTAAATGGGAAAAAGGCATCTCCTGAGACTTTCATCAAAGAAAACGACATAATACAGATATATTTAAACGAAGAAATATTGGAAAAATTTGTGATTAAAGAAAAGGAGACCGATGCCGTTTCATCGGGACTTGATGTAGTTTATGAGGATGATGAAATATTGGTTTTGAATAAACCAAGAGGACTTCTTACACATCCGGACAGCAAAGAATATGCTAACACATTGTCAAGCAAGGCGATTGCATACCTTGCAGACTGTTGCTCAAGAACATTTAGACCGGCACCTATACAGAGGCTTGATAAGAACACAAGCGGTCTTGTACTTTTCGGAAAGACCTATGAGGCTGTGAAGAAGTATAATGAATTGATGAGACAGAGGGCTTTTAAGAAATTCTATCTTACAATAGTAGAAGGAGATGTGGACAGTTCGGGAGAGGTAATTGGATATTTAGAAAAAGACCGTGGCAAAAATCAGGTTAAACTAACTAGTGAAAAATGCAATTCAGATGCAAAAGAAATCCATACAAAATATATACCTTTAAAAAGGTTTGAAAAATATACTCTTATGGAAGTAGAGCTGCTTACAGGCAGGTCACACCAAATAAGAGTTTCAATGGCTTCGATAGGACATCCGGTAGTAGGTGATACCAAATACGGAGGAGCCAAGAAATACGGCATTTCCACGCAGCTCTTACATGCTTATAAAATGGTGGTTGAAGGGCAAACATTTGCATGTGAAAACAGAGAGCTTAACGATTTTATTAAGAAACTTGAAAACAAGAAAGGGAAAAAATAA
- the lepB gene encoding signal peptidase I, giving the protein MTHEIMEWVKTILLSIAIAFLITLFVRPTLVKGYSMYPTLEPNNYLVINKIPYTLEEPSRGDIVVFKSHLLTEDGKEKDLIKRVIAVPGDHLVIESGRVYVNDVEIDEPYINGSFTRGDLNLTIPCEKIFVMGDNREKSMDSRDSRVGPVNLEMIRGKVIVRLFPFDEIGSVD; this is encoded by the coding sequence ATGACACATGAAATTATGGAATGGGTGAAGACGATCCTTTTGTCAATAGCAATAGCATTCCTGATAACGCTTTTTGTAAGGCCGACATTGGTAAAGGGGTATTCGATGTATCCAACCTTGGAACCGAACAATTATCTTGTAATAAATAAAATCCCATATACTTTGGAAGAACCGTCGAGGGGGGATATTGTGGTTTTCAAGTCCCATTTGCTAACCGAAGATGGAAAGGAAAAGGATCTTATAAAAAGGGTTATAGCAGTTCCGGGAGACCATTTGGTGATTGAAAGCGGAAGGGTATATGTGAACGATGTAGAAATTGATGAACCGTATATAAACGGGAGTTTTACTAGAGGAGATTTGAATTTAACGATTCCATGCGAAAAGATTTTTGTAATGGGAGACAATCGTGAAAAAAGTATGGATAGCAGGGATTCTCGTGTGGGTCCGGTAAATCTGGAAATGATTAGGGGTAAGGTAATAGTAAGACTTTTCCCATTTGATGAAATAGGTAGTGTTGATTAA
- a CDS encoding nucleoside kinase, which produces MKMVKVNFKDAEYEFEEGIRLVEMIPRLGSFEYKPLAARVNNHFRDLNYQINKDAKIEFSDLRDSDGQKVYQRSLSFVFIRAAREIVEDAKVYIEHSLGKGIYCEIKTKEIIDQLMVEKIKNRMLKIIKEKELLTLSVLTKNEAINLFEKIGMNDKKELLEYSTENKVGVYRCGWLLDYFYGYMVPNTSYLNIFDIFLHGRGLVIQLPDRENPSIITAFGDHKKLSAIFDETESWGDILNIANVANLNRIVKNGNSGEIIHISEALHEKKIANIADMINERNARVIMIAGPSSSGKTTFAERLFIQLRVLGLKPLTLSTDNYFVDREKTPKKPDGSYDFESLDSLDIRGFNGDLKKLIDGDSVILPIFDFIKGNRKYSIEGLQINKDQPIIVEGIHGLNNLLLPEISRDKVFKIYISALTQLNIDNHNRVRTSDARLIRRIVRDSRYRGHDAIKTIAMWKNVRDGEEHNIFPFQEEADVMFNSALVYELAVLKKHVEPLLMAIDDTKREYAEARGLLKLLSNFLPIDNECHILKNSILREFIGGSCHI; this is translated from the coding sequence ATGAAGATGGTAAAGGTGAATTTCAAAGATGCAGAATATGAATTTGAAGAGGGAATCAGATTAGTGGAAATGATTCCGCGACTGGGTTCGTTTGAGTATAAACCGCTTGCTGCAAGAGTGAATAACCATTTCAGAGACCTCAATTATCAGATTAATAAAGATGCAAAAATAGAATTTTCGGATCTTCGAGATTCGGATGGACAAAAGGTTTATCAAAGAAGCCTTAGCTTTGTGTTTATAAGGGCGGCGAGAGAAATAGTTGAAGACGCAAAGGTTTATATTGAACATTCTCTTGGCAAAGGGATATACTGCGAAATCAAAACAAAAGAGATAATCGATCAACTCATGGTTGAAAAAATTAAAAACCGAATGCTGAAAATAATTAAAGAAAAAGAGCTGTTGACTCTTTCGGTTCTTACGAAAAACGAGGCTATAAATTTATTTGAAAAAATCGGTATGAATGATAAGAAAGAGCTTTTAGAATACTCTACGGAAAACAAAGTAGGTGTTTATAGATGCGGTTGGCTTTTGGATTACTTTTATGGGTACATGGTTCCGAATACGAGTTACCTAAATATTTTTGATATATTCTTACATGGAAGAGGACTTGTTATTCAATTGCCTGATAGAGAGAATCCTTCAATCATTACGGCCTTTGGAGACCATAAAAAACTATCTGCAATTTTTGACGAAACAGAATCATGGGGAGATATACTTAATATTGCCAATGTTGCAAACCTTAATCGCATTGTTAAAAACGGTAATAGCGGTGAAATTATTCACATTTCAGAAGCCCTGCATGAAAAGAAGATAGCGAATATAGCGGACATGATAAATGAACGTAATGCCCGCGTAATAATGATAGCGGGGCCGTCTTCCTCTGGCAAGACAACCTTTGCCGAAAGACTTTTTATTCAGCTGAGAGTTCTCGGGTTGAAACCGCTTACGCTTTCAACTGACAACTACTTTGTTGACCGTGAAAAAACTCCAAAGAAACCCGATGGCTCATATGATTTTGAATCACTTGATTCGTTGGACATTAGAGGATTCAATGGAGACTTGAAAAAATTAATTGACGGAGATTCGGTTATATTGCCTATTTTTGATTTTATAAAAGGGAACCGAAAATATTCCATTGAAGGGCTGCAAATCAATAAAGACCAGCCTATAATAGTGGAGGGAATTCATGGTTTGAACAATTTGCTGTTGCCTGAAATATCAAGAGACAAAGTTTTTAAAATATATATAAGTGCACTCACACAGCTAAATATTGACAACCACAACAGAGTACGGACGTCTGATGCAAGACTTATCAGAAGGATAGTCCGTGACAGCAGGTACAGAGGACATGATGCAATAAAGACAATTGCCATGTGGAAGAATGTTAGGGATGGGGAGGAACATAATATTTTCCCATTTCAGGAAGAAGCCGATGTAATGTTCAATTCTGCGCTAGTGTATGAATTGGCTGTATTAAAGAAACATGTCGAACCGCTTTTAATGGCTATTGATGATACGAAAAGGGAGTATGCAGAAGCAAGGGGATTGCTCAAGCTGTTAAGCAATTTCTTGCCAATAGATAACGAATGCCATATTTTGAAGAATTCGATTTTAAGAGAATTTATCGGGGGAAGCTGCCACATCTGA
- a CDS encoding SpoIIE family protein phosphatase: MDKSGAKDLKFENRMIIAYVVLLAILIGSYKFLVMRINMDENIFGQMNQNNILTWYLILEFLGIAITLMISANCYYSLLQMKRIRLVYIYAGFIFLAIMDCFYAISYAGTAVIFKNVSPHTTVTYWIVGKFVFSLLLTISSFLPLERKYSGRINIINSILTVFIGAVFILIYSGTMLVDTRSKSVFAGVLIITLQMIGAFNFTKTGMRMKNWVFIIAAFGIMMFSFNEVIFVIRGQNYGLMSIYTNAIKIIALIFIFKALFSYNINLPWIQMREAQERMKRYALDLENAIDKKTQKKNEANKHIMNEIRYAKEIQQSLLPKSNLLIRDTRFVSRYMPCENLSGDYFDIFKVDEENIGMYILDVSGHGVSAALMTMFCINTVKSTERLINRYRGLKPHRNLAHFYEAFNKMNFPPAMHMVIFFASYNFNSKILTYSSGGMNCYPILIKDDGGHVFLDKSKGFPICKCSDFYIPEYYSSRIDLRKGDRVIFYTDGLIDKQKNCVFGQTDLIDILESNRHKDIETIDRYIAERMEDNGGKIEDDITYFIMEII; the protein is encoded by the coding sequence ATGGATAAAAGCGGCGCTAAGGACTTGAAATTTGAAAATCGCATGATTATTGCTTATGTTGTTTTATTAGCCATTTTAATTGGTTCTTATAAGTTTTTAGTTATGAGAATCAATATGGATGAAAATATATTTGGACAAATGAACCAAAACAACATATTGACATGGTATCTTATTTTGGAGTTTTTGGGTATAGCCATAACATTAATGATTTCTGCAAATTGTTACTATTCTTTATTGCAGATGAAGAGAATCAGGCTGGTTTATATTTATGCTGGTTTCATATTCCTGGCGATTATGGATTGCTTTTATGCAATTTCATATGCAGGGACTGCAGTCATATTTAAAAATGTATCTCCACACACCACTGTCACATATTGGATAGTTGGCAAATTTGTTTTCTCATTGCTTTTGACAATATCTTCATTTCTGCCTTTAGAAAGGAAGTATTCGGGAAGGATTAATATAATCAATAGTATACTGACGGTTTTTATTGGTGCAGTATTTATTTTGATTTATTCAGGAACAATGCTTGTAGACACGAGATCCAAATCTGTATTTGCTGGAGTATTGATTATTACCTTGCAGATGATTGGAGCCTTTAACTTCACAAAAACGGGAATGAGAATGAAGAATTGGGTTTTCATAATAGCTGCGTTTGGAATAATGATGTTTTCATTTAATGAAGTTATATTTGTAATTAGGGGCCAAAACTATGGATTAATGAGCATATACACTAATGCGATAAAAATTATTGCTTTGATTTTCATATTCAAAGCGTTGTTCAGTTACAATATAAATTTGCCATGGATACAAATGCGGGAAGCCCAGGAAAGGATGAAGAGGTATGCTTTGGACCTGGAAAATGCAATTGACAAGAAGACGCAAAAGAAAAATGAAGCGAACAAACACATAATGAATGAAATTAGATATGCAAAGGAAATACAGCAGTCGTTGCTTCCCAAAAGCAATCTGCTGATTAGGGATACAAGGTTCGTATCGAGATATATGCCTTGCGAGAACCTTAGCGGAGATTACTTCGATATCTTTAAAGTAGACGAAGAAAATATTGGGATGTATATATTGGATGTTTCAGGACATGGAGTATCGGCGGCTTTGATGACGATGTTTTGTATAAATACGGTCAAATCGACTGAAAGGCTTATCAATAGGTATAGAGGGCTGAAGCCTCACAGAAATCTTGCGCATTTTTATGAGGCCTTTAATAAAATGAATTTTCCGCCGGCTATGCATATGGTAATATTTTTTGCTTCTTATAATTTTAACAGCAAGATTCTGACATATAGCTCCGGGGGCATGAATTGTTATCCGATATTGATAAAAGATGATGGAGGCCACGTATTTCTTGATAAGAGCAAAGGATTTCCAATTTGTAAATGCAGCGATTTTTATATACCTGAGTATTATAGCAGCAGAATAGATCTGCGAAAGGGAGATAGAGTCATTTTTTATACTGACGGTTTGATAGACAAACAAAAGAATTGTGTTTTTGGCCAGACAGATTTGATTGATATATTAGAATCGAATAGGCATAAGGATATTGAGACGATTGACCGTTACATAGCTGAACGAATGGAAGACAATGGCGGGAAAATAGAAGATGATATAACCTATTTTATTATGGAAATCATTTAA
- a CDS encoding helix-turn-helix transcriptional regulator — MKEVMILNELEQIKTISNKYRIEVIESFGGKQATAKTISDCMGEPHAKVNYHIKELLNVGVLELVEEKVRLGIVEKFYRPSAKVFIIDKSFLIKDGESIDGFLCGKHICAFDGISKDFYNAIEKSGFINNEESLIHKRECYLTEEEVDLLQGRLEASIEEFVNGRKDRGYCELKHYSVSTLVVPK; from the coding sequence ATGAAAGAAGTCATGATACTGAATGAACTTGAACAAATAAAGACTATATCAAATAAATACAGAATAGAAGTTATTGAATCATTCGGGGGAAAACAGGCTACAGCGAAGACAATTTCCGATTGCATGGGAGAACCTCATGCAAAAGTAAATTATCATATTAAGGAACTGCTAAATGTTGGAGTACTTGAATTGGTAGAGGAAAAAGTTAGACTTGGAATAGTTGAAAAGTTTTATAGACCTTCAGCAAAGGTTTTTATAATCGATAAGAGTTTTCTAATAAAGGATGGAGAATCCATAGACGGATTTTTATGTGGGAAACATATATGTGCATTTGATGGCATTTCAAAAGATTTCTATAATGCGATTGAAAAGAGCGGATTTATTAATAATGAGGAAAGTCTTATACATAAAAGAGAGTGCTATTTAACAGAGGAAGAAGTTGATTTGTTGCAGGGGCGTTTAGAAGCATCCATAGAAGAATTTGTAAATGGGAGAAAAGATCGAGGTTATTGTGAATTAAAGCACTACTCAGTCTCAACACTTGTAGTTCCAAAATGA
- a CDS encoding DUF1730 domain-containing protein has translation MDRIKECLHSNGIFNYGLIRPEIIECGKEFLEPYKNSKEYSEFAERDLNKRFNPEEILVGTKSILVVLFPYKMKAHIEYNDSYGVASFAEGLDYHKKNREILKELAEKLELELNESKGYGIHIDNGPMVDRYMAYSAGLGWYGKNCLLINGELGSSFTIGSLFMKKKFNSEDYCNKTIIDGCGECRLCIKACPNGAIGDGYKIDSNLCLSERMQSKREIPYDIREKIIGGAYGCDICQEACPYNCVAIKPLACRHNIFKDLNLGKKSFTLKYGSTAFAWRGHSVYKRNLLILLGNRFKSTGDSKSFEAAFDLAASNSYMVATHAWWAMLRIDNIRAALWINGKSKVEKDDLRLAEMEKLLSHYCDEK, from the coding sequence ATGGACCGAATAAAGGAATGTTTGCACAGTAATGGCATATTTAACTATGGGCTTATTAGGCCTGAAATAATCGAATGCGGGAAAGAATTTTTGGAGCCATATAAAAATAGCAAAGAATATTCAGAGTTTGCAGAAAGAGATTTGAACAAACGATTTAATCCGGAAGAAATCCTTGTGGGAACTAAAAGCATTTTGGTTGTCTTATTTCCATATAAAATGAAAGCGCATATTGAATATAACGACTCCTATGGAGTCGCTTCTTTTGCCGAAGGTTTGGATTACCACAAAAAAAATAGAGAAATACTGAAAGAACTAGCAGAGAAGCTTGAATTAGAATTAAATGAATCCAAAGGCTATGGCATTCATATAGACAACGGGCCTATGGTGGACAGGTATATGGCTTATAGCGCTGGTCTTGGCTGGTATGGTAAAAACTGCCTTTTGATAAACGGAGAATTGGGATCCTCTTTTACAATAGGTTCTCTTTTTATGAAAAAAAAATTCAATAGTGAAGATTATTGTAATAAAACTATAATAGATGGTTGTGGAGAATGCAGGCTTTGCATTAAGGCTTGTCCGAATGGGGCAATAGGAGACGGATATAAGATAGATAGCAATCTGTGCCTGTCGGAACGGATGCAGTCAAAGAGAGAGATTCCTTACGATATTCGTGAAAAAATTATAGGGGGGGCTTATGGATGTGACATTTGTCAGGAAGCTTGCCCATACAATTGCGTTGCAATAAAACCTTTAGCTTGCCGCCATAATATTTTTAAGGATTTAAATTTAGGAAAGAAAAGTTTTACTCTCAAATACGGATCAACAGCCTTTGCTTGGAGGGGTCATTCGGTTTATAAACGCAATCTGCTTATATTGCTTGGGAACAGATTTAAAAGCACAGGGGACAGTAAATCCTTTGAAGCGGCATTTGATCTTGCTGCTTCAAATTCATATATGGTTGCAACTCATGCATGGTGGGCTATGTTAAGAATTGACAATATAAGAGCAGCTTTATGGATTAATGGAAAATCCAAAGTAGAAAAGGACGATTTGCGATTGGCTGAGATGGAAAAACTTTTAAGCCATTATTGTGATGAAAAATAA
- a CDS encoding glycine C-acetyltransferase, producing MSNVHELVFLKEKIQELKDQGVYRKLPVLSTENGSEIIINGKCAINLSSNNYLGFACHPRLKKAAIEAVEKYGAGSGAVRTIVGNMDIHEEMERAIADFKREEAAMVYQSGFNCNTGTIQAITEKGDLIVSDEFNHASIIDGSRLSRADKTIYKHSDMDSLEDVLKSNRDKYKNILVITDGVFSMDGDIADLPGIVELAEKYEAMTYVDDAHGSGVLGENGRGTVDHFNMHGRIDFSIGTLSKAIGVIGGYVAGSETMKEWLSHRGRPILFSTSLPPAAVGAIIEAFKILKETTEYTDKLWSNARFFKEKLGKLGFNTGHSQTPITPVIIGDESKTMEFSRKLMEKGVFASAIVFPTVPVGTGRVRCMVTAAHTEEQLERAVKAFEEAGKELGIL from the coding sequence ATGAGCAATGTACATGAGTTAGTATTTCTTAAGGAAAAAATTCAAGAACTTAAGGATCAAGGTGTCTACAGAAAGCTTCCGGTTTTAAGCACGGAGAATGGTTCGGAAATAATAATCAATGGGAAATGCGCAATCAATTTATCTTCAAATAATTATTTGGGGTTTGCATGCCATCCAAGACTAAAGAAGGCTGCGATAGAAGCGGTAGAAAAATATGGAGCCGGTTCGGGAGCAGTAAGAACAATAGTAGGCAATATGGATATCCATGAGGAAATGGAAAGGGCTATTGCTGATTTTAAGCGTGAAGAGGCCGCCATGGTTTATCAGTCGGGTTTCAATTGCAACACGGGTACGATACAAGCGATTACTGAAAAAGGCGATTTGATAGTTTCAGACGAATTCAATCACGCAAGCATAATTGATGGAAGCAGACTGTCAAGGGCTGACAAAACAATATACAAGCATAGCGATATGGATAGCTTGGAAGATGTTCTTAAAAGCAACAGGGATAAATATAAAAACATACTGGTAATTACAGACGGTGTATTCAGCATGGATGGGGATATTGCAGATCTTCCCGGGATAGTTGAGCTAGCCGAAAAATACGAAGCGATGACTTATGTAGACGATGCGCACGGCTCCGGTGTTTTAGGAGAAAATGGAAGAGGAACTGTTGACCATTTTAATATGCATGGAAGAATAGACTTTAGCATAGGAACGCTTTCAAAGGCGATAGGTGTTATTGGAGGCTATGTTGCGGGAAGTGAAACCATGAAGGAATGGCTTAGCCACAGAGGAAGGCCTATATTGTTTAGCACATCGCTTCCGCCTGCTGCAGTTGGAGCTATAATTGAAGCCTTTAAAATATTGAAAGAAACAACCGAATATACAGATAAATTGTGGTCAAACGCAAGATTCTTTAAGGAAAAGCTTGGGAAGCTTGGATTTAATACAGGTCACAGCCAGACACCAATAACGCCGGTTATAATTGGGGACGAGTCGAAAACCATGGAGTTTTCTAGAAAGCTTATGGAAAAGGGCGTTTTCGCTTCGGCAATTGTATTTCCTACTGTTCCTGTCGGTACGGGAAGAGTTCGATGTATGGTTACTGCAGCACACACGGAAGAACAGCTTGAAAGAGCTGTAAAGGCTTTTGAGGAAGCAGGAAAAGAATTGGGTATTTTATAG